TCACCAATCATTCTAGCACCTAGTGCAAGAATATTAGCGTCGTTGTGCTCTCTTGTAAGTTTAGCCATTGTAGTATTAGAACATAAAGCAGCTCTAATTCCTTTAAATCTATTTGCAGCAATTGAAATTCCAATTCCAGTTCCACAAATAAGTATACCAAAATCAGCTTCCTTATCAAGTATAGAATGAGCTACAGCTTTAGCATAAACAGGATAGTCAACTGATTCAGTTGAGTAACATCCCTTGTCTAAAACTTCAATTCCTTTTTCTTCTAAGTGTTTTTTTACAATTTCTTTTAAAGCAAATCCACCGTGATCTGCACCTAAAGCTATTTTCATTTATTTTATACTCCTTAAATTCATATCATATGGTAATAATTAATCTTCGAATCCGTGGAAATGAGGATGTCCGTGCTCAATCTCTTCTTCAGTAGCATCTCTAACATCTGAAACTTTAACCTCAAATCTTAAATCTTTACCTGCAAATGGGTGGTTTCCATCAGCTGTAATAACTTCATCTTCAATTTTAGTAATAATGAATGATTGCTCAGAACCATCATCCATGTCAGCAATAAAGTCAAGTCCTTCGTAGATATCTTCAAATTCAACAAACTCAGATTTTTCCATATCAACGATTAATTCTTCATCGTATTCTCCGTATCCTTCTTCAGGAGTTAGTTCAATAGTAGTAGTATATCCTTTTTCTTTACCTTCTAAAGCTTCTTCAATAGCAGGAACAAAGTTTCCAAATCCGTGGATATAGAAAAATGGTCCTACATCTTGTGTATCCTCTAAAAGTTCTCCGTTGTTTTTGTCGTAAACTTTAAACTCAAGTGTTACTACTTTTCCTTCTTCTATTTTCATATAAAACACCTCACTAAAATCCCTATATAAAATAGGGTTATTTGACACTTTAAAGAATAACATAAAATACAAGAAATTTCATTAAAAATCTTAAATTATTTGAAAAATCCCATATTTTTTTTGACAATCATACAGTTTTCTTTATTACTTAACTTTTCAAGTAAATAAAATGCTAATTCGATAGCAGTATTTGGACCAGAAGAGGTAATGATATTATCGTGAATAACAATATCTTTTCTAATTGGTATTGCTTTATATTTTTTTAACTGATTAAAATATCTATCATTATCTAAAAGATAAGTTGTAGCTGGAATATTTTCTAAAAATCCATGAATTCCTAAAGCTAAAGCTCCTGTACAAATCCCAATTATAATTTTTTTATTTAAAATAAAATGAATTAACAAGGATTTCATAGATTCTGATTGAATATCATTAAAGAATCCTCCTTTACCGAATCCACCTGGAATAATTAAAGCATCATATTCGTCAAAATTGAGAGGAGTTGTACGAATATTAACTTCAGGAATAATTTTTAAACTCCAAGTTGCAGTAAGTTCGTTATGAATGGCACAAACTGTAGGAAAAATTTTTTTATTCCCAACAATGTTATTCCAACCAAAAATATCGATAAATGGTGATAATTCAAGGCTTTCAAAGCCATTAGATGCAAAAATTAAAATTTTTTTCATAAATTTTATGGTTCCTTTCAAAAAATAGTTGACTT
This Candidatus Cetobacterium colombiensis DNA region includes the following protein-coding sequences:
- the rpiB gene encoding ribose 5-phosphate isomerase B, yielding MKIALGADHGGFALKEIVKKHLEEKGIEVLDKGCYSTESVDYPVYAKAVAHSILDKEADFGILICGTGIGISIAANRFKGIRAALCSNTTMAKLTREHNDANILALGARMIGDVLALEIIDEFLKTEFLGGRHLTRIQAIEL
- a CDS encoding FKBP-type peptidyl-prolyl cis-trans isomerase, whose protein sequence is MKIEEGKVVTLEFKVYDKNNGELLEDTQDVGPFFYIHGFGNFVPAIEEALEGKEKGYTTTIELTPEEGYGEYDEELIVDMEKSEFVEFEDIYEGLDFIADMDDGSEQSFIITKIEDEVITADGNHPFAGKDLRFEVKVSDVRDATEEEIEHGHPHFHGFED
- a CDS encoding DJ-1/PfpI family protein — its product is MKKILIFASNGFESLELSPFIDIFGWNNIVGNKKIFPTVCAIHNELTATWSLKIIPEVNIRTTPLNFDEYDALIIPGGFGKGGFFNDIQSESMKSLLIHFILNKKIIIGICTGALALGIHGFLENIPATTYLLDNDRYFNQLKKYKAIPIRKDIVIHDNIITSSGPNTAIELAFYLLEKLSNKENCMIVKKNMGFFK